In Flagellatimonas centrodinii, a single window of DNA contains:
- a CDS encoding AEC family transporter — protein sequence MSAFLLLIGCLALGAGVARYAHPPIGLAQALNWWVIQIALPALILDLVPGLQFDASLWFLVLSQWGVFVGAWVLIAVVGAHLGWSRASIGGLILVCGLGNTSFMGYPLLEMLRGREGLSLGVVADQLGCFIMLAVGGVLVASVYGGARATASVMLRRVLLFPAFLALVAGVLVGAAGGWPAWFEPLLQRIGGTLVPLALFSVGLRFRLHLGRDQWQPVAVALSWKLLLAPVLALGLGVVTGVTAPVLSIGVLQTAMAPMISAAILADQHRLDPPLANTVLGCGILLSLVTVPLWSLVLP from the coding sequence ATGAGCGCGTTCCTGTTGCTGATCGGGTGCCTGGCCCTGGGCGCGGGCGTTGCCCGCTATGCCCATCCGCCGATCGGCCTGGCCCAGGCGCTCAACTGGTGGGTTATCCAGATCGCGCTGCCAGCGTTGATTCTGGATCTCGTCCCCGGTCTGCAGTTCGACGCCTCGCTCTGGTTTCTGGTGTTGAGCCAGTGGGGCGTGTTCGTCGGCGCCTGGGTACTGATCGCAGTGGTGGGGGCGCACCTGGGCTGGTCCCGCGCCAGCATTGGCGGTCTGATCCTGGTCTGCGGGCTCGGAAACACGTCGTTCATGGGCTACCCATTGCTGGAGATGCTGCGGGGTCGCGAGGGTCTTTCGCTCGGCGTCGTCGCCGACCAGCTGGGCTGCTTCATCATGCTCGCCGTCGGCGGGGTGCTGGTGGCGTCGGTGTACGGCGGCGCCCGTGCGACGGCGTCAGTGATGCTGCGACGGGTGCTGTTATTCCCCGCCTTTCTGGCGCTGGTGGCCGGTGTGCTGGTCGGTGCGGCGGGTGGCTGGCCGGCATGGTTCGAGCCGCTGCTGCAGCGGATCGGCGGGACGTTGGTGCCGCTGGCGCTGTTCTCGGTCGGGTTGCGGTTTCGGCTGCATCTGGGGCGTGACCAGTGGCAGCCGGTGGCGGTCGCCCTGTCATGGAAGTTGTTGCTGGCGCCGGTTCTGGCGCTGGGGTTGGGCGTGGTCACCGGCGTGACCGCGCCGGTGCTGTCGATCGGCGTACTGCAGACCGCCATGGCACCGATGATCTCGGCGGCCATCCTCGCCGATCAGCATCGCCTCGACCCGCCGCTGGCCAACACGGTCCTCGGCTGCGGCATCCTGTTGTCACTGGTCACCGTGCCGTTGTGGAGTCTGGTGCTCCCCTAG
- a CDS encoding NADP-dependent malic enzyme: MNPEKNLREAALEYHALPVPGKLSVTPTKQLTNQRDLSLAYSPGVAAACEEIVSDPTNAFRYTARGNLVAVVTNGTAVLGLGDIGPLAAKPVMEGKAVLFKKFAGIDVFDIELDERDPAKLVDIIAALEPTFGGINLEDIKAPECFEVERQLRSRMKIPVFHDDQHGTAIIVGAATLNALEVTGKAIDAIKLVVSGAGAAALACVDLLVDLGVPERNIWLTDLAGVVYQGRTELMDPDKARFAQPTEARTLAEVIDGADMFLGLSAGGVLKPDMVARMAARPIVFALANPRPEILPEDVKAVRDDAVIATGRTDYPNQVNNVLCFPFLFRGALDVGATGISRGMEIATVHAIAQLAREEANDAVASAYGNHSLAFGPEYLIPKPFDPRLLVRIAPAVAEAAMAEGIALRPIDDLDAYRERLQQFVHHSGTLMKPVFAAARRAPPERKRIVFAEGEEERVLRAVQVVVDERVARPVLVGRPAVIESRIARYNLRIKAGEHFEVVNPEYDPRYREYWEDYRDRMARRGMTAQFAKIEMRRRTTLIGAMLLKKGEGDGLVCGTFGTTGLHLKYVDQVIGRRAGASVYAAMNALILPGRQLFLADTHVNLDPSAAEIAEITLMAAKAIRRFGIEPKAALLSHSNFGTHDDGAAVKMREALALIRDQAPGLEIDGEMHGDAALDEAHRMSILPESTLTGSANLLILPNLGAANIAYNLLKTAAGQNVAIGPLLLGCAAPVNILTPSATVRRIINVAALTVLEAQQMADQG; encoded by the coding sequence ATGAACCCCGAAAAGAATCTGCGAGAGGCGGCGCTGGAATATCACGCGCTGCCGGTGCCCGGCAAACTGTCGGTCACCCCCACCAAACAGCTCACCAACCAGCGGGACCTGTCGCTGGCGTACTCGCCCGGTGTGGCGGCGGCCTGTGAGGAGATCGTCAGCGACCCCACCAATGCGTTCCGTTACACCGCCCGCGGCAACCTGGTGGCGGTGGTGACCAACGGCACGGCAGTGCTCGGGCTGGGTGACATCGGACCGCTGGCGGCCAAGCCGGTGATGGAGGGCAAGGCGGTCCTGTTCAAGAAGTTTGCAGGCATTGATGTGTTCGACATCGAGCTCGACGAGCGTGATCCCGCCAAACTGGTCGATATCATCGCGGCGTTGGAGCCGACCTTCGGCGGCATCAATCTGGAGGACATCAAGGCGCCGGAGTGCTTCGAGGTCGAGCGCCAGCTGCGCAGCCGGATGAAGATCCCGGTGTTCCATGACGACCAGCACGGCACCGCCATCATCGTCGGCGCCGCCACCCTCAACGCACTCGAGGTGACCGGCAAGGCGATTGACGCCATCAAACTGGTGGTGAGTGGTGCCGGGGCCGCGGCGCTGGCCTGTGTCGATCTGCTGGTGGACCTCGGTGTGCCCGAGCGCAATATCTGGCTCACCGACCTCGCCGGGGTGGTGTACCAGGGGCGCACCGAACTGATGGATCCGGACAAGGCGCGCTTCGCACAGCCGACCGAGGCTCGCACCCTGGCCGAGGTGATTGACGGCGCCGACATGTTCCTCGGGCTGTCGGCCGGTGGTGTGTTGAAGCCTGACATGGTGGCGCGCATGGCGGCCCGGCCGATTGTGTTCGCACTGGCCAATCCGCGCCCAGAGATCCTCCCGGAAGACGTCAAGGCCGTGCGCGACGACGCCGTCATCGCCACCGGTCGCACCGACTATCCGAACCAGGTCAACAATGTTCTCTGCTTCCCGTTTCTGTTCCGGGGCGCGCTTGATGTCGGTGCCACCGGGATCAGTCGCGGCATGGAGATTGCCACCGTGCACGCCATCGCCCAGCTGGCACGAGAAGAGGCCAACGACGCCGTGGCCAGTGCCTACGGCAATCATTCGCTGGCTTTCGGGCCGGAGTATCTGATCCCCAAGCCCTTCGACCCGCGCCTGCTGGTGCGGATTGCGCCGGCGGTGGCCGAGGCGGCCATGGCCGAAGGGATTGCGTTGCGGCCCATCGATGATCTCGATGCCTACCGCGAGCGACTGCAGCAGTTCGTGCATCACAGCGGCACCCTGATGAAGCCGGTATTCGCTGCCGCCCGACGGGCGCCGCCCGAGCGCAAGCGCATCGTCTTCGCCGAAGGCGAAGAAGAGCGTGTGTTGCGCGCCGTGCAGGTGGTGGTCGATGAACGGGTGGCGCGACCGGTGCTGGTGGGACGTCCGGCCGTCATCGAAAGCCGCATTGCCCGCTACAACCTGCGGATCAAGGCCGGTGAGCATTTCGAGGTGGTGAACCCGGAATACGATCCGCGCTACCGCGAGTACTGGGAGGACTATCGCGATCGCATGGCACGCCGCGGCATGACCGCGCAGTTCGCCAAGATCGAGATGCGGCGCCGGACCACATTGATCGGCGCCATGCTGCTGAAGAAGGGCGAGGGCGACGGGCTGGTCTGTGGCACTTTCGGCACCACCGGCTTGCACCTGAAGTACGTCGACCAGGTCATCGGCCGCCGCGCCGGTGCCAGCGTCTATGCGGCGATGAACGCCCTGATTCTGCCGGGCCGGCAGCTGTTCCTCGCCGATACCCACGTCAACCTCGATCCCAGTGCCGCGGAGATTGCTGAAATCACCCTGATGGCGGCCAAGGCCATCCGCCGCTTCGGGATCGAGCCGAAAGCGGCACTGCTGTCGCATTCCAATTTCGGCACCCATGACGACGGCGCGGCGGTAAAGATGCGCGAGGCATTGGCGTTGATCCGCGATCAGGCGCCGGGCCTGGAGATCGACGGCGAAATGCACGGCGATGCCGCCCTCGACGAGGCGCATCGCATGAGCATCCTGCCGGAGTCGACGTTGACCGGCAGCGCCAATCTACTGATCCTGCCCAACCTCGGTGCGGCCAATATCGCCTATAACCTGCTGAAGACCGCAGCCGGACAGAATGTGGCGATCGGTCCGCTGCTGCTGGGCTGCGCGGCGCCGGTCAACATTCTCACGCCCTCGGCGACCGTCCGGCGGATCATCAACGTGGCCGCGTTGACGGTGCTGGAAGCCCAGCAGATGGCCGACCAAGGGTGA
- a CDS encoding response regulator transcription factor, which yields MNILVVEDDAKLRQFLVRALSAEGYRCRAVAEGTAAIAAATADPPDLVLLDRMLPGMDGLEVCRLLRHRGVRAGILMLTALYEVDERVEGLRAGADDYLGKPFDLDELLARIEALGRRPPAIAAMEALTLGDLTLSVDRREVRRGDLPVALTTLEFDLLRLLMASPGMVFSRERILRRVWGQTEDPMTNIVDVYIGRLRRKLTATDGPLRIETVRGIGYRMVADETPPRGPLLA from the coding sequence GTGAACATCCTGGTCGTCGAGGACGACGCCAAACTGCGGCAGTTCCTGGTTCGTGCGCTGTCCGCCGAGGGCTACCGCTGTCGTGCCGTCGCCGAGGGCACAGCCGCTATCGCAGCGGCGACCGCAGACCCGCCTGATCTGGTCTTGCTCGACCGGATGCTGCCGGGCATGGATGGCCTCGAGGTCTGTCGGTTGCTGCGCCACCGCGGCGTGCGCGCTGGCATTCTGATGTTGACGGCCCTGTACGAAGTTGACGAGCGCGTCGAAGGGCTGCGTGCCGGTGCGGACGATTATCTCGGCAAGCCGTTTGATCTGGACGAGCTGCTGGCCCGTATCGAAGCCCTGGGGCGTCGTCCACCGGCCATCGCCGCGATGGAGGCCCTGACCCTCGGTGACCTGACCCTGTCGGTTGATCGCCGGGAGGTGCGCCGTGGCGATCTGCCGGTGGCGCTGACGACACTGGAATTCGACCTGTTGCGGTTGCTGATGGCGTCGCCCGGAATGGTGTTCTCGCGGGAGCGTATCCTCCGGCGGGTGTGGGGGCAGACCGAGGACCCGATGACCAACATCGTCGATGTGTACATCGGGCGGCTGCGCCGCAAGCTGACGGCGACCGACGGTCCCCTGCGCATCGAGACGGTGCGCGGGATCGGCTATCGGATGGTTGCCGACGAGACGCCGCCACGTGGCCCGCTCCTTGCGTGA
- a CDS encoding sensor histidine kinase has product MYRYKILGVAALSAAIVLLSAGLATWSVRATDRHLEQAALAHSLLSEHLHLSVRAYRLFKQLTDEVVLGARANQIVARNKQAAIEESLNRIRDLEHRQREALGIEATRGTVEDTDALDALIATIIREFDAVLAMSVESRDPRAVATLLEDRIDIAFREAVNAALARQQRVVDAMTRRVEGVHQQLLIISFLLALVMVGVAIWASASLIIGISRPLTALRTGAEALAGGDTTHRLPRGFDAEFDAVAGTFNSMAEQLQARQQTREQSQLALESAVRARTAELQALNETLKHADGSRRHFLADVSHELRTPLTIIRGEAQVALRAASRSTDDYREALRSILEQSVSLTALVEDLLFVARVDAGSVRLSRRVMHLDDLVEMARQQFEGLRGARPVQLVVRQSAQQPRPWTADPQRLRQLLGILLDNALRYSPEGGDVQLHCDADAEDLRLEIQDAGPGIAAEELPFVFERFFRGANAEHQSSQGVGLGLAVAKAIVEAHGGRIEASSAPGAGTRMTVRIPREPA; this is encoded by the coding sequence ATGTACCGATACAAGATCCTCGGCGTTGCCGCGCTGTCGGCTGCGATTGTCCTGCTTTCCGCGGGGCTGGCGACGTGGTCGGTGCGTGCGACCGACCGGCACCTGGAGCAGGCCGCACTCGCCCATTCCCTGCTGTCGGAGCACCTGCATTTGTCGGTGCGTGCCTATCGCCTGTTCAAGCAGCTCACCGACGAGGTGGTACTGGGTGCCCGCGCCAACCAGATCGTTGCCCGCAACAAGCAGGCCGCGATCGAGGAGTCGCTGAACCGTATCCGTGATCTCGAACACCGACAGCGGGAGGCACTCGGTATCGAGGCCACCCGCGGCACCGTCGAGGATACCGACGCACTCGACGCATTGATCGCCACCATCATCCGCGAGTTCGACGCGGTGCTGGCCATGTCGGTCGAGTCGCGGGATCCGCGCGCCGTGGCGACCCTGCTGGAGGACCGCATCGACATCGCCTTCCGCGAGGCGGTGAACGCCGCGCTGGCGCGGCAGCAGCGCGTGGTGGACGCGATGACCCGGCGGGTGGAAGGGGTCCATCAGCAGCTGTTGATCATCTCCTTTCTGCTGGCGCTGGTCATGGTGGGCGTGGCGATCTGGGCCAGTGCCAGCCTGATCATCGGCATCTCCCGGCCCCTGACAGCCTTGCGCACCGGGGCCGAGGCGCTGGCCGGTGGCGACACCACCCACCGCCTGCCCCGCGGGTTCGATGCCGAGTTCGACGCGGTCGCCGGGACCTTCAACAGCATGGCTGAACAGCTTCAGGCGCGGCAGCAAACGCGCGAACAGTCGCAGCTGGCACTGGAGTCGGCAGTGCGAGCGCGCACCGCCGAGCTGCAGGCGCTGAACGAAACACTCAAGCATGCCGATGGCAGCCGACGGCACTTCCTGGCCGATGTCAGTCACGAGCTGCGGACGCCGCTGACCATCATTCGCGGTGAGGCGCAGGTGGCGCTGCGGGCGGCATCGCGAAGCACTGACGACTATCGTGAAGCACTGCGAAGCATTCTCGAGCAGTCGGTGTCGCTCACTGCACTGGTGGAAGATCTGCTGTTCGTGGCCCGGGTCGATGCCGGCAGCGTCCGCTTGAGTCGTCGGGTGATGCACCTGGATGACCTGGTGGAGATGGCCCGGCAGCAGTTCGAGGGCCTGCGCGGGGCCCGCCCGGTGCAACTGGTGGTCCGGCAGTCAGCCCAGCAGCCACGGCCATGGACCGCCGATCCGCAGCGCCTGCGGCAGTTGCTCGGCATCCTGCTCGACAATGCGCTGCGCTACTCGCCGGAGGGGGGCGACGTACAGCTGCACTGCGACGCCGATGCGGAAGATCTGCGCCTCGAGATCCAGGATGCAGGACCTGGGATCGCGGCCGAGGAATTGCCATTCGTGTTCGAACGATTCTTTCGTGGTGCCAACGCGGAGCATCAATCCAGTCAGGGGGTCGGATTGGGGTTGGCTGTCGCCAAGGCCATCGTCGAGGCGCATGGCGGACGGATCGAAGCCTCGAGTGCGCCAGGCGCCGGAACCCGCATGACCGTGCGGATCCCGCGGGAGCCAGCGTGA
- a CDS encoding glutathione S-transferase family protein, with product MTRRYQHFALEMSLYSGKTRAYLRHKQLPFDERTVRLWTAPWLVRKVGALVLPVLRTPEGEWWQDTADIIDRLEVRHPQRSVLPTGPRQRLAASVLEAWGDEFWLPSAMHYRWNFSENLDRLLRPEAGDNLIPFAPRFIKNLLAEKVAMTPQSFLPGLGVKPPQWDTIVDWTEFHCDALDAHFAQYPYLLGGRPCLGDFGLIGPLYAHLGRDPYPARELVGRRPHLQAWVRRMQQPEGGTPGEFLPDDAIPDTLLPMLTSVFEEFWPLLTGSLDRYREIAGDIGPGRRLPRLLGPVTVPMRGRPYRLRGRSFLLWKWQRMQAVYEGLTVAERHSCDAWLTALGAADRFATPPPRVRRMALHVVSD from the coding sequence ATGACCAGGCGGTATCAGCATTTTGCACTGGAAATGTCGCTCTACAGCGGCAAGACCCGCGCCTACCTGCGGCACAAGCAGCTGCCCTTCGACGAGCGCACCGTGCGCCTGTGGACCGCGCCGTGGCTGGTACGCAAGGTGGGCGCGCTGGTGCTGCCGGTGCTGCGGACCCCGGAGGGCGAGTGGTGGCAGGACACCGCCGACATCATCGACCGACTGGAGGTCCGCCATCCCCAACGGTCGGTGCTGCCCACGGGGCCACGGCAGCGCCTCGCCGCCAGCGTGTTGGAAGCCTGGGGCGACGAGTTCTGGCTGCCGAGCGCCATGCACTACCGCTGGAACTTCAGCGAGAACCTCGACCGCCTGCTGCGGCCGGAAGCCGGCGACAACCTGATTCCGTTCGCGCCCCGATTCATCAAGAATCTGTTGGCAGAGAAGGTGGCGATGACGCCCCAAAGCTTCCTGCCCGGCCTGGGCGTCAAGCCACCGCAGTGGGACACCATCGTCGACTGGACCGAGTTCCACTGTGACGCGCTTGATGCCCACTTCGCCCAGTACCCCTATCTGCTTGGTGGACGCCCCTGTCTCGGTGACTTCGGCCTGATCGGGCCGCTCTATGCGCATCTGGGGCGGGATCCGTATCCGGCCCGCGAACTGGTGGGCCGCCGTCCGCATCTGCAGGCCTGGGTGCGGCGGATGCAGCAGCCAGAGGGCGGCACCCCGGGTGAGTTCCTGCCTGATGACGCCATCCCCGACACACTGCTGCCGATGCTGACGTCGGTCTTCGAGGAGTTCTGGCCGCTGCTGACGGGCAGCCTCGACCGCTACCGGGAGATCGCCGGCGACATCGGCCCCGGACGCCGGCTGCCGCGGCTGCTCGGGCCGGTCACCGTGCCGATGCGGGGACGGCCCTACCGGCTGCGCGGGCGCAGTTTCCTGCTGTGGAAGTGGCAGCGAATGCAGGCCGTGTACGAGGGGCTGACCGTCGCCGAACGACATAGCTGCGATGCGTGGCTGACAGCCCTTGGCGCAGCCGATCGCTTCGCCACGCCGCCGCCACGGGTACGGCGCATGGCACTGCACGTCGTGTCCGACTGA
- a CDS encoding glutathione S-transferase family protein, with translation MFDLYTAPTPNGHKVSIALEELGLAYTVKPVNILGGEQRAPDYLKLNPNGRIPTLVDHDNDGFAVFESGAILVYLAEKTGRLMPTDAKGRSRVLQWLMFQMGGVGPMMGQANVFYRYFPEKIPAVIDRYHNEGRRLFEVLDRRLAASEWLADDYSIADIATWPWVRIHKWSGISIEGLEHLQRWLKAMYARPACVKGIEVPFKLPDLDNEKTAKAFASAARTTVGR, from the coding sequence ATGTTCGATCTCTACACCGCCCCCACCCCCAATGGCCACAAGGTGTCCATCGCCCTGGAAGAGCTGGGGCTGGCGTATACGGTGAAGCCGGTGAACATTCTCGGCGGCGAACAGCGCGCGCCGGACTACCTGAAGTTGAATCCCAACGGCCGTATCCCGACCCTGGTCGATCATGACAATGACGGGTTCGCGGTGTTCGAGTCGGGGGCGATTCTGGTCTACCTGGCCGAAAAAACCGGCCGGCTGATGCCGACGGATGCCAAGGGCCGCTCGCGGGTCCTGCAGTGGCTGATGTTCCAGATGGGCGGGGTCGGCCCGATGATGGGGCAGGCCAACGTGTTCTACCGCTATTTTCCCGAGAAGATTCCGGCGGTGATCGACCGCTATCACAACGAGGGCCGGCGGCTGTTCGAGGTCCTCGATCGCCGCCTTGCGGCCTCCGAGTGGCTCGCCGACGACTACTCCATCGCCGACATCGCCACCTGGCCCTGGGTGCGCATCCACAAGTGGTCCGGCATCTCGATCGAGGGTCTCGAGCACCTGCAGCGCTGGCTCAAGGCGATGTATGCACGCCCGGCCTGTGTGAAGGGGATCGAGGTCCCGTTCAAGCTGCCGGATCTCGACAACGAAAAGACCGCCAAGGCATTTGCCAGCGCCGCGCGCACCACGGTGGGGCGCTGA
- a CDS encoding TetR/AcrR family transcriptional regulator: MPRKTPSAPTVAKAAKAAAGTPRRAPAKRAYLSRDRRRQTLLEVAAGIVEQEGWAALTMSALAERGGTSRQLVYLHFPNLEELLAATARMIFMDTMRETQASLMAHPRDLVAAVKAAEAVSLDLNPGRGDALWQLLAGTAAASPELDKIRRQLRSMIVNVWAEPLGMALKVSATDARAYAWMLVMAFWGLRQLIRDQKIPRQHGIELYGDLVRRFLATP, from the coding sequence ATGCCCCGCAAGACCCCGTCTGCCCCCACCGTCGCAAAGGCTGCCAAAGCCGCTGCCGGCACACCGCGCCGGGCGCCGGCCAAGCGCGCCTACCTGAGTCGCGACCGCCGCCGGCAGACCCTGCTCGAAGTCGCCGCCGGCATCGTCGAGCAGGAGGGCTGGGCGGCGCTGACGATGAGTGCCCTGGCCGAGCGCGGCGGCACCAGCCGGCAGTTGGTCTACCTGCACTTCCCCAACCTCGAAGAACTGCTGGCGGCCACGGCGCGGATGATCTTCATGGACACCATGCGCGAGACCCAGGCCTCGCTGATGGCGCATCCGCGGGATCTGGTGGCAGCGGTGAAAGCGGCCGAAGCGGTGAGTCTCGACCTCAACCCGGGCCGCGGCGACGCGTTGTGGCAACTGTTGGCCGGCACCGCCGCGGCCAGCCCGGAACTGGACAAGATCCGCCGCCAGCTGCGCAGCATGATCGTCAACGTCTGGGCCGAACCGCTAGGCATGGCGCTCAAGGTCAGCGCCACCGATGCCCGGGCATACGCCTGGATGCTGGTGATGGCGTTCTGGGGCCTGCGGCAGTTGATCCGCGATCAGAAGATCCCCCGACAGCACGGCATCGAGCTGTACGGGGATCTGGTCCGCCGCTTCCTTGCCACCCCCTGA
- a CDS encoding DUF1329 domain-containing protein has product MVLGLAIAMPLMAAVSADEAAALGRQLTPAGAEAGANADGTIPAWSGRDGYRAEQFTLTHAQLEARKADGDAAVRAALVPTGLSEAPIYTVTRDNLAQHAERLSAGHRRLFEMYPSFRLPVYAGARHAFLPPAVDAATLENATRAVLVGTDEVQGARLGIPFPIPKSGAEVIWNHKLKFRGAAVRRFNNEVIVEQDGSYQLARIIEDVKLKYGHPTSPSPIEDGLILYYLQEVIAPRRIAGQMLLVHETTDQTSGGRNAWLFNPGMGRTRRAPNVGYDNPKVSADGLMFNDQTDMFNGALDRYQWNLVGKREMLIPYNAAQILLPGATYEALVTKGHLNPDFTRYELHRVWVVEATLKPGVRHSFRRRVFYVDEDSWSIAMVDNYDDRDELWRFQEAHLTTFPFVPATTGSPEVHYDLRSGRYFVTASFAGDSYPDFNQSFEDSYFRSQALGSRTLRK; this is encoded by the coding sequence ATGGTGCTGGGGCTGGCTATCGCGATGCCGCTGATGGCGGCGGTGAGTGCCGACGAGGCGGCCGCACTGGGGCGACAACTGACTCCTGCGGGTGCTGAAGCGGGCGCCAACGCCGACGGCACCATCCCGGCCTGGTCCGGTCGCGACGGCTACCGGGCCGAACAGTTCACGCTCACCCATGCCCAGCTGGAGGCACGCAAGGCCGATGGCGATGCCGCGGTACGGGCAGCGCTGGTGCCCACGGGGCTGTCGGAGGCGCCGATCTACACCGTCACCCGCGACAACCTGGCGCAGCACGCGGAGCGTCTGAGTGCGGGCCACCGGCGTCTGTTCGAGATGTACCCGAGTTTCCGTCTGCCGGTGTACGCCGGGGCGCGGCACGCATTCCTGCCACCGGCGGTGGATGCGGCGACCCTTGAGAACGCCACCCGGGCCGTGCTGGTCGGCACCGATGAGGTGCAGGGCGCGCGGTTGGGGATCCCGTTCCCGATCCCCAAGTCCGGTGCCGAGGTCATCTGGAACCACAAGCTCAAGTTTCGTGGTGCCGCGGTCCGCCGCTTCAACAATGAGGTCATCGTCGAGCAGGACGGCAGTTACCAGCTCGCGCGCATCATTGAAGACGTCAAGCTCAAGTACGGGCACCCGACCAGCCCCAGTCCGATCGAGGACGGCTTGATCCTGTATTACCTGCAGGAAGTGATTGCCCCGCGCCGCATTGCCGGGCAGATGCTGCTGGTGCACGAGACCACCGACCAGACCTCCGGCGGCCGCAACGCCTGGCTGTTCAACCCCGGCATGGGGCGCACGCGACGGGCGCCCAATGTCGGCTATGACAACCCCAAGGTGTCGGCCGACGGTTTGATGTTCAACGACCAGACCGACATGTTCAACGGCGCGCTCGATCGCTATCAGTGGAATCTGGTGGGCAAGCGCGAAATGCTGATCCCCTACAACGCGGCGCAGATCCTGCTGCCGGGCGCGACCTATGAGGCGCTGGTGACCAAGGGCCATCTCAACCCGGATTTCACCCGCTACGAGTTGCATCGGGTGTGGGTGGTCGAGGCGACGTTGAAGCCGGGTGTGCGCCACAGCTTCCGACGGCGTGTCTTCTACGTCGACGAGGACAGCTGGAGCATTGCCATGGTCGACAACTACGATGATCGTGACGAACTGTGGCGCTTCCAGGAGGCGCACCTGACGACCTTCCCGTTCGTCCCCGCCACCACCGGCAGCCCCGAGGTGCACTACGACCTGCGCAGCGGCCGCTACTTCGTCACCGCCAGTTTTGCCGGCGACAGCTACCCCGATTTCAACCAGTCATTCGAGGACAGTTACTTCCGGTCACAGGCGCTCGGAAGTCGCACGCTGCGAAAGTAG